A stretch of Anaerolineae bacterium DNA encodes these proteins:
- a CDS encoding DegT/DnrJ/EryC1/StrS family aminotransferase, translating to MAKKNGFIPVTKPWLDEQDAQAASRAILSGWVTQGPEVAAFEREFTAYVGAAHACAVSSCTTALHLALLAVGVQPGDEVITVSHSFIATANAICYCGATPVFVDIEPETFNLNPALLERVITERTRAILCVHQMGMPCNLPAILKMAQAYALPVVEDAACAIGSEILWQEQWEKIGKPHGDIACFSFHPRKIVTTGDGGLITTSNAEWDHRFRLWRQHGMDVPDTVRHAAKQVIFETYSRLGYNYRMTDIQAAIGREQLKRLPEMIGQRRVLAARYHALLNDVPGVYLPVKPGWARSNWQSYCIRLSGEYDQYQVMQRMLDAGVATRRGIMCAHREPAYNQVAWSCGPASGNCDCPSGTCRNLAESEQAQDQAIILPLFHQMTEAEQETVVTALREALESV from the coding sequence GTGGCTAAAAAAAACGGATTCATTCCTGTCACCAAACCCTGGCTGGATGAGCAAGATGCTCAAGCGGCCAGCCGGGCAATTTTGTCGGGTTGGGTAACCCAAGGGCCAGAAGTGGCCGCCTTTGAACGGGAATTTACCGCTTATGTGGGCGCTGCCCATGCTTGTGCCGTGTCCAGTTGCACTACTGCTTTGCACCTGGCCCTCCTGGCCGTTGGCGTTCAACCCGGCGATGAGGTGATTACGGTCAGCCACTCCTTTATTGCTACGGCTAACGCCATTTGTTATTGTGGGGCAACGCCGGTTTTTGTTGATATTGAGCCTGAAACTTTTAATCTTAACCCCGCTTTGCTTGAGCGCGTGATTACCGAGCGGACCCGAGCCATTCTATGCGTCCATCAAATGGGAATGCCGTGTAATTTGCCGGCAATTCTGAAGATGGCCCAAGCTTATGCATTGCCGGTGGTTGAGGATGCGGCTTGCGCCATTGGCAGTGAAATACTGTGGCAGGAGCAATGGGAAAAGATTGGCAAACCGCATGGGGATATTGCCTGTTTTTCGTTTCACCCGCGCAAAATTGTTACCACCGGCGACGGGGGCCTCATCACCACCTCCAATGCCGAATGGGATCACCGGTTTCGCCTTTGGCGCCAGCACGGCATGGATGTGCCCGATACGGTCCGGCATGCGGCCAAACAGGTAATCTTTGAGACTTATTCCAGGTTAGGGTATAACTACCGGATGACGGATATTCAGGCGGCTATTGGCCGGGAGCAACTCAAACGTTTGCCGGAGATGATTGGGCAACGTCGTGTATTGGCCGCTCGATATCACGCCCTGTTAAATGATGTGCCGGGAGTCTACCTCCCGGTAAAACCGGGGTGGGCCAGGAGCAATTGGCAAAGTTACTGCATTCGTCTCTCCGGCGAGTATGACCAGTATCAGGTTATGCAACGTATGCTGGATGCCGGCGTGGCCACGCGGCGGGGCATTATGTGCGCTCATCGTGAACCGGCGTATAACCAGGTAGCTTGGTCTTGTGGCCCTGCTTCCGGTAACTGTGATTGTCCGTCAGGCACTTGTCGAAATCTGGCCGAGAGTGAACAGGCTCAAGATCAAGCCATTATTTTACCGCTGTTTCACCAAATGACCGAAGCCGAGCAAGAGACGGTGGTGACAGCCCTCCGTGAAGCATTAGAGTCAGTATAG
- a CDS encoding glycosyltransferase family 39 protein encodes MTQAVLAGDWTKTANNYPAVTLMWVEAAQVKAFEWLGRPNVAQMLSAADEVVFAALPRRRLVLALINSGIIFISFWLLRRIFNNFVAVTATILMALDPFLLTQARVFRTDGLNAGLMLLSVLAILLYAKEGRKRWLVASSTLGSLAALTKITSLYLLTFAGLTLLVWPLWVGERDVLKILKSTVRDVFWWALIMGGTFFVLWPALWVSPLTTFYDMYKIMQLTAENAGAVWGGEQQFFFWGEIGTDDPGILFYLWLLAYRTTPLVWLGGAVTVASLLLLLLNRWRQQELPQALQSFIPFAAPTLLIIAYVFFYFIAMNLGASKVPHYLLPIFPGLSILAAIGFLVLATFISERVRMNPVRPEWVWGILLVCSAWLALPHHPYYFSYWNPLLGGGRGAAKILPVGSGEGLDIMFAYLNTLPQPEEISLSGDLDVCYISRLVFPGDCLEESNFLVTDYFLLQVFAAQRETVKPSTVQAVRSEGELVQKFSRDGIDYAELYRLPKNFHQVEQWLGSHGRLLGYRPSAAKVAAGDSLKVTIFWENGEAQGWQLTDSEFFIKLLDQTGQVYQAAAAQLKPEFQPYLLQPGALLVFAASLELPQDIPLGYYPLEIGLRLKDSGQETWTFPLPKPTSTIVVNRGALGVPIQTLPIQYRLEQPAGDTGLTLLGYNLINEPSYIELYWQADRPLDWEYRVKLALLDVQGQAITTWSNALSPEFHPLTKWQPGEVVKLSWPLETGGMFAPGDYHLSLLLQPMDMANAVATINLADIPGDFSPGSPAATPQYQVENVTFGQTLDVLGYNLGGKGGGPAGVLLLGLYWLNRAPLDPLEAQVEVIADNGAIIAQQILPVPLPENSLTWQSVSHYELPLNNLPAFLIVKVRFENAGEWLTVQIPNEAATDRLIIDEILPKTVIISD; translated from the coding sequence ATGACTCAAGCCGTTCTGGCAGGGGATTGGACCAAAACAGCCAATAATTATCCGGCGGTTACGCTCATGTGGGTGGAGGCTGCTCAGGTTAAGGCGTTTGAGTGGTTGGGCCGCCCAAACGTAGCCCAAATGTTATCGGCTGCGGATGAAGTTGTATTTGCTGCCTTACCCCGCCGCCGCCTGGTCTTGGCCTTGATAAATTCGGGCATTATTTTTATCAGCTTTTGGCTACTCCGGCGAATATTCAATAACTTTGTGGCTGTCACCGCCACCATTCTGATGGCGCTTGACCCTTTTCTGTTGACCCAAGCGCGGGTGTTTCGGACGGATGGTTTAAACGCCGGTTTGATGTTGTTAAGCGTGCTTGCTATTCTGCTATATGCTAAAGAGGGGAGAAAGCGTTGGTTGGTGGCCAGTAGTACCTTGGGTAGTTTAGCCGCCCTCACAAAGATCACGTCCCTTTATTTGTTAACTTTTGCGGGCTTAACGCTCTTGGTCTGGCCGCTATGGGTGGGCGAGCGAGATGTCTTAAAAATATTAAAATCAACGGTCCGCGATGTTTTTTGGTGGGCCTTGATCATGGGCGGTACATTCTTTGTGCTCTGGCCGGCCTTATGGGTCTCACCTTTGACCACTTTTTATGACATGTACAAAATCATGCAGCTAACGGCTGAAAATGCAGGTGCTGTTTGGGGAGGAGAGCAGCAGTTTTTCTTCTGGGGGGAAATCGGGACGGATGATCCCGGCATTTTGTTTTATCTATGGTTATTGGCTTATCGGACAACGCCTCTTGTTTGGTTAGGGGGGGCAGTTACTGTGGCGAGTTTGCTTCTTTTGTTATTGAATCGTTGGCGACAACAAGAACTACCTCAAGCCTTGCAGTCGTTTATCCCATTTGCCGCGCCAACTTTGCTTATCATAGCGTATGTGTTTTTTTACTTCATTGCCATGAACTTGGGGGCTTCCAAAGTGCCTCATTACCTGTTGCCCATTTTTCCGGGCTTATCTATTCTCGCTGCAATTGGTTTCCTGGTCTTGGCCACTTTCATCTCTGAACGGGTTCGTATGAATCCTGTAAGGCCCGAGTGGGTCTGGGGAATATTATTAGTTTGTAGCGCCTGGTTAGCTTTGCCCCATCATCCCTACTACTTTAGTTATTGGAATCCGCTGTTGGGGGGTGGCCGGGGAGCGGCAAAAATACTTCCCGTGGGGAGTGGTGAGGGTTTGGACATCATGTTTGCATACCTTAATACCCTGCCCCAGCCAGAGGAAATAAGCCTTTCCGGCGATTTGGATGTTTGTTATATTTCTCGTTTGGTTTTTCCTGGAGATTGCCTTGAGGAATCTAACTTTTTGGTCACTGATTATTTTTTACTTCAGGTCTTTGCCGCGCAACGGGAAACAGTGAAACCTTCCACGGTTCAAGCTGTTCGTTCAGAGGGCGAATTGGTGCAAAAATTTAGCCGGGATGGAATAGATTATGCCGAGCTATATCGCCTGCCCAAAAACTTCCATCAGGTTGAGCAGTGGCTTGGCTCTCATGGCAGACTGCTTGGATATCGGCCTTCTGCGGCAAAGGTAGCGGCAGGTGACAGCCTAAAAGTGACGATTTTCTGGGAAAATGGCGAGGCCCAGGGCTGGCAATTGACCGACAGTGAGTTTTTTATCAAACTATTGGATCAAACCGGACAGGTATATCAAGCCGCAGCGGCTCAATTAAAACCTGAATTTCAACCTTATTTATTGCAACCTGGCGCCTTATTGGTTTTTGCCGCATCGCTTGAACTGCCCCAGGATATACCGTTGGGATATTACCCCCTTGAAATCGGCTTGAGGCTCAAAGACTCTGGCCAAGAAACCTGGACTTTCCCCTTGCCCAAACCAACCAGTACCATCGTCGTCAATCGAGGGGCATTGGGTGTGCCTATCCAAACCTTACCCATTCAATACCGCCTGGAACAGCCCGCCGGTGATACCGGCCTGACTCTCTTGGGTTATAATCTGATCAATGAACCGTCCTATATTGAGTTATATTGGCAAGCCGATAGACCTCTTGATTGGGAATATCGCGTAAAGTTGGCCTTGCTTGACGTTCAAGGTCAAGCTATCACTACCTGGAGCAATGCCCTGTCACCTGAGTTCCACCCCCTGACCAAGTGGCAGCCCGGTGAAGTGGTCAAATTATCCTGGCCTTTAGAAACGGGCGGCATGTTTGCGCCAGGTGATTATCATCTGTCGCTTTTGCTACAACCGATGGATATGGCAAATGCTGTAGCCACAATAAACCTGGCCGATATCCCCGGCGATTTCAGCCCAGGCTCCCCGGCAGCCACCCCTCAATATCAGGTTGAAAATGTTACCTTTGGACAAACGCTCGATGTGCTGGGTTATAATTTAGGGGGAAAGGGAGGCGGCCCGGCTGGCGTGCTGCTGTTGGGCCTGTATTGGCTGAACCGCGCTCCGCTTGACCCCCTTGAAGCCCAAGTTGAGGTGATCGCCGACAATGGGGCAATCATCGCCCAACAAATTTTGCCGGTTCCGCTTCCGGAAAATTCTTTAACCTGGCAGAGTGTCAGCCATTACGAATTGCCGTTAAATAATTTGCCTGCCTTCTTAATTGTTAAGGTTAGGTTTGAAAATGCTGGCGAATGGCTCACCGTACAAATACCAAACGAAGCTGCCACTGATCGGCTGATAATAGATGAGATTTTACCCAAAACGGTTATTATTTCGGATTAG
- a CDS encoding glycosyltransferase yields MQCKQYPNKQPLLSIVTPAYNEADNLPLLYEQLIQSLNSLDLAWEWIVVDDHSSDETFAVIEQIAGQNVQVQGIRFARNFGSHTAITCGLHQAKGDCAVVMAADMQDPPQILPEFVEQWRAGAQVVWAVRARREGEKASRVGFARLYYLLMRRFVGLNQMPATGADFFLVDRRVLDAFVQFNERNVSIMALITWMGFRQAVVTYSKRTRMHGQSGWSLEKKLKLVVDSVTSFTHLPIRLMSYVGFVTALLGFFYAGIVTFNALRGLPPQGWASLMIVVLILGGIQMVMLGVLGEYLWRALDETRSRPRYLIEATTRRGEQR; encoded by the coding sequence ATGCAATGCAAGCAATACCCAAATAAACAACCACTATTGTCCATTGTTACGCCTGCTTATAATGAAGCTGACAATTTGCCGCTCCTATACGAGCAACTCATCCAATCCCTAAACTCCCTGGATTTGGCTTGGGAATGGATTGTGGTTGATGACCATTCGAGCGATGAAACTTTTGCCGTTATTGAGCAGATTGCCGGGCAGAATGTTCAGGTTCAGGGTATCCGTTTTGCCCGCAATTTTGGCTCACATACGGCTATCACCTGTGGTTTGCATCAGGCCAAAGGCGATTGCGCCGTTGTTATGGCGGCTGATATGCAGGACCCGCCCCAAATATTGCCAGAATTTGTGGAGCAGTGGCGGGCCGGGGCTCAGGTAGTTTGGGCCGTTCGCGCCCGGCGAGAGGGCGAGAAAGCTTCTAGGGTTGGCTTTGCCCGGTTATATTATCTGCTCATGCGCCGATTTGTTGGTCTCAACCAAATGCCCGCCACCGGGGCCGATTTTTTTCTTGTTGACCGGCGGGTGCTGGATGCTTTTGTCCAGTTTAATGAGCGTAATGTTAGTATAATGGCGCTCATAACCTGGATGGGCTTCCGCCAGGCGGTCGTGACCTATAGTAAGCGCACCCGTATGCATGGTCAATCGGGTTGGAGTTTGGAAAAGAAGCTGAAATTAGTGGTCGACTCGGTGACCTCGTTCACCCATCTCCCTATTCGCCTGATGTCTTACGTGGGCTTTGTCACGGCGCTGCTTGGTTTTTTCTACGCCGGAATTGTTACTTTTAATGCTTTGCGGGGCCTGCCCCCTCAAGGTTGGGCTTCGTTGATGATAGTGGTACTCATTCTGGGAGGGATTCAGATGGTGATGCTTGGTGTTTTAGGCGAGTATCTGTGGCGGGCGTTGGATGAAACTCGTTCTCGCCCCCGCTATCTGATCGAGGCGACCACCAGGCGAGGAGAGCAGCGGTGA
- a CDS encoding SGNH/GDSL hydrolase family protein, with amino-acid sequence MSYWVAYLLLLVLGVGGLAIGLVYVSRAKPTRPILQNVILMMLTIFLTLMAVEFYFKVFFAQPDALPTLAVQNWHQRYYEGTINSWGYRDVEWTPELVDNKTKVMVVGDSFVEGVGIENPQDRFPDQLAQKLGPKYVVLNLGKRRANTVQEIEAILNYPYPPDILVLSYFVNDIDDVRWWYNTGRELGPSVPPLLSPLVRNSYAFNFLYWRLYRLLQAGQPDAEWLHLLGLYNNLEAWWTHQQDLLSIYEGAKSEQIPFMVIVFPSMNRPEESKVVTERIIALLESWNVPVLDVANLIQGIPTDELTASPVDPHPGERVHALVAEALYDLFVAQKLVQPAEARQE; translated from the coding sequence ATGAGTTATTGGGTTGCTTATCTTCTACTTTTAGTTTTGGGCGTTGGTGGTTTGGCGATAGGGCTGGTTTATGTGTCTCGCGCTAAACCAACTCGCCCTATCCTGCAAAACGTTATCTTGATGATGCTGACCATCTTTCTGACCCTGATGGCAGTGGAATTTTACTTTAAAGTGTTTTTTGCCCAGCCTGACGCTTTGCCCACGCTGGCGGTGCAAAATTGGCATCAGCGGTATTACGAGGGCACCATAAACTCTTGGGGATATAGAGATGTAGAGTGGACGCCGGAACTGGTAGATAACAAGACCAAAGTGATGGTGGTGGGGGATTCGTTTGTGGAGGGAGTGGGCATTGAGAATCCGCAAGATCGTTTCCCGGACCAATTGGCCCAAAAACTTGGCCCTAAGTATGTAGTTTTAAATCTTGGTAAACGTAGGGCTAACACAGTTCAGGAAATTGAAGCCATTCTCAATTATCCCTATCCTCCCGATATTCTGGTCCTATCTTATTTTGTGAATGATATTGACGACGTGCGGTGGTGGTATAACACCGGCCGAGAATTGGGGCCGTCTGTGCCGCCGCTTCTCTCCCCCCTGGTCAGAAATTCCTACGCCTTCAATTTTCTGTATTGGCGATTATATCGTCTGTTGCAGGCCGGTCAGCCCGATGCCGAATGGTTGCATTTGCTTGGTTTATACAATAATCTCGAGGCCTGGTGGACACACCAACAAGACTTGCTCTCTATCTATGAAGGCGCAAAGTCTGAGCAGATTCCGTTCATGGTTATTGTTTTTCCAAGTATGAATCGCCCTGAAGAAAGTAAAGTGGTTACAGAACGTATTATAGCCCTCCTTGAGTCTTGGAATGTGCCGGTGCTGGATGTGGCCAATTTAATTCAGGGCATCCCTACGGATGAGCTGACTGCCAGCCCGGTTGACCCGCATCCCGGCGAACGGGTGCATGCCCTGGTCGCTGAAGCGTTGTATGATCTGTTTGTTGCACAAAAATTAGTCCAACCTGCCGAGGCCCGCCAAGAATGA
- a CDS encoding YfhO family protein, protein MKFKLQGKWLTAASLLLLALLSFLFLWRVAFKGDILLSADMLLLYEPWRSELPGAKAVPIWNEKTADPLFDSYGLAVFIKESWRQGQVPLWYPYVGLGLPIVGRAIGQALYPVNNILWQIMDVPTAFGWSAILHLFLAGCFTHFYMRELQVGHFGSLVAAVSFSYSSHLITWLGLPFTFDPMVWIPLLFLGLERSMNRRDWRWSLLGVSGVALQILSGSLQLASYSLITLALYAVARSLLAWRQQQNWRQAIYPLFYTGLIFGLGCGLVAFQILSTLELVSTGITRAEVDTSLYIPPRNLLRLLMPDVRGTPVDGHDLSSLEFEAYLYFGLLPLFFLTASLFSKRAAIARILFGIGLLYLLVIYNVPPFYQIFRYVYPAFSSLGFYRSLYALTFLWAAAAGIGADWLLTERPQQFLKRLVGAGSFIGAVALLVTLYLAFISKYQARHFWNLPLPPDKIPSLDYYFANLLLFLFFFGLTLSLLWLWATARLSKTFFMSAAVLLLVLDLFLAHLDFTPTFPKRMLTHPPPSLVNLQQLAAQESEPFRVSGVRNMLPSDTTGMYGIASVQIHDSFLSARFSDYANLTGLRGAGHFRDIIFEPASNALLDALNVKYIYASRQVLTQGDWFSVLERMGQPQVISEHPQAGQVKYWNIGDWTQPVLFAPTNSILSYPGMLPYPATLETAIAVDPLAPVQGSITFAIYVTRPGQEPGSPLFSERLEAQDSQATWRPVVVDLADFAQQEVMISLVTSSNDGQVIPGGWADPLITDSSKFEQVYYGVNSIYRNKKSLPRAWVVHQVIPVANAAEAKERLAASDFDPTCEAVIEGELPQSVQSSDVMEIPHFVEYAPNAVKMEVAMSTPGLLVLSGFYYPGWSVYVDNVPQPLYVTNLVMRGVYLPAGNHQVEFVYEPFSLTVGLYISLGTIILLAVLLGLDWRFRRLSRENQCNE, encoded by the coding sequence ATGAAATTTAAATTACAGGGCAAATGGCTCACTGCGGCCAGTTTATTACTATTGGCTTTACTTTCCTTTCTATTTTTGTGGCGGGTGGCCTTTAAGGGTGATATTCTCCTTTCCGCCGATATGCTGCTGCTCTATGAGCCCTGGCGCAGCGAACTGCCGGGAGCCAAAGCCGTTCCTATTTGGAACGAAAAAACCGCCGATCCGCTGTTCGACTCTTACGGCCTGGCAGTCTTCATTAAGGAAAGCTGGCGGCAGGGGCAGGTGCCCCTCTGGTATCCTTACGTAGGTCTCGGTTTGCCGATTGTGGGCCGGGCAATTGGGCAGGCGTTGTATCCGGTTAACAATATTTTATGGCAAATTATGGATGTGCCAACGGCCTTTGGCTGGTCTGCCATTCTCCATTTATTTTTGGCCGGTTGTTTTACCCATTTTTATATGCGAGAGTTGCAGGTGGGCCATTTTGGCAGTCTGGTGGCGGCTGTTAGTTTTTCTTACAGCAGCCATTTGATAACTTGGCTGGGCCTGCCCTTTACCTTTGACCCCATGGTCTGGATACCGTTGTTATTTTTGGGCCTGGAACGGAGTATGAACCGCCGCGATTGGCGTTGGAGCCTGCTGGGTGTTTCAGGCGTGGCCTTGCAGATACTCTCCGGCAGTTTGCAGTTGGCCTCTTATAGCCTGATCACTTTGGCCCTTTACGCAGTGGCCCGCTCTTTATTGGCCTGGCGGCAGCAACAAAATTGGCGGCAGGCAATCTACCCCTTGTTTTATACCGGCCTTATTTTTGGGTTGGGATGCGGCCTGGTCGCATTCCAGATTTTGTCAACCCTGGAACTGGTTTCTACCGGCATCACCCGTGCAGAAGTTGACACCTCACTCTACATCCCTCCTCGGAACTTGCTCCGGTTGTTGATGCCCGATGTGAGGGGCACGCCGGTAGACGGTCATGACCTCTCTTCTCTTGAGTTTGAGGCCTATCTCTATTTTGGCCTTTTACCTTTGTTTTTTCTGACTGCGTCTTTATTTTCCAAACGGGCGGCCATAGCCCGCATTCTATTTGGGATTGGCCTGTTGTATCTGTTGGTCATTTACAATGTGCCGCCCTTTTATCAGATTTTTCGTTACGTTTATCCGGCTTTTTCCTCCCTCGGTTTCTATCGCTCTTTGTATGCCCTTACGTTTCTATGGGCCGCTGCCGCCGGAATTGGCGCCGATTGGCTTTTAACCGAGCGACCCCAACAATTCTTAAAGCGGTTGGTTGGGGCCGGTTCATTCATCGGTGCTGTTGCCCTGTTGGTTACCCTGTATCTGGCCTTTATTTCCAAATATCAGGCCCGCCATTTTTGGAATTTGCCCCTTCCGCCTGACAAGATACCAAGTTTAGATTATTATTTTGCCAACCTGCTTTTATTTTTATTCTTTTTTGGCCTAACCCTAAGCCTGCTTTGGTTATGGGCGACAGCCAGATTGTCAAAAACTTTTTTTATGAGCGCGGCTGTCCTATTACTGGTACTGGACCTTTTTCTGGCCCATCTTGATTTCACCCCAACCTTTCCTAAACGGATGCTAACCCATCCTCCCCCCAGTTTGGTCAACCTGCAACAATTGGCCGCCCAAGAGAGCGAGCCGTTTCGCGTCTCCGGGGTGAGGAATATGCTGCCTTCCGATACAACCGGCATGTATGGTATTGCCTCAGTGCAGATACATGATTCTTTTTTATCTGCCCGATTCAGTGATTATGCCAACTTGACCGGCTTGCGTGGCGCCGGACATTTTAGAGACATTATTTTTGAACCGGCCAGCAATGCCTTGCTTGACGCCCTTAATGTAAAGTATATCTATGCCTCTCGCCAGGTTTTAACGCAGGGTGATTGGTTTTCGGTGTTGGAGAGGATGGGCCAGCCCCAGGTGATTTCCGAACATCCCCAAGCGGGTCAGGTGAAATATTGGAATATTGGCGATTGGACTCAGCCGGTGCTATTTGCTCCTACCAACAGTATCTTAAGTTATCCAGGTATGCTGCCGTATCCGGCCACCCTGGAAACCGCCATTGCCGTTGACCCTCTGGCCCCGGTTCAGGGCAGCATAACCTTTGCCATCTACGTTACCCGGCCCGGCCAGGAACCTGGTTCCCCTCTTTTTTCCGAACGTTTGGAAGCCCAAGATAGCCAGGCAACGTGGCGGCCGGTAGTGGTAGATTTGGCCGATTTTGCGCAGCAGGAAGTTATGATTTCCCTGGTCACCTCCTCCAACGATGGCCAGGTGATTCCCGGCGGTTGGGCCGACCCACTGATTACCGACAGTTCCAAATTTGAACAGGTATATTATGGCGTCAACAGTATTTACCGGAATAAAAAATCTTTACCCAGAGCCTGGGTAGTTCATCAAGTTATACCTGTGGCTAACGCGGCTGAAGCAAAAGAACGATTGGCCGCGTCAGACTTTGACCCCACCTGCGAGGCCGTTATTGAGGGTGAACTGCCTCAATCCGTCCAATCTTCAGACGTGATGGAAATACCTCATTTTGTGGAGTATGCTCCCAACGCGGTCAAAATGGAAGTGGCTATGAGTACCCCCGGCTTGCTGGTGTTATCCGGCTTTTACTATCCCGGCTGGTCCGTTTACGTGGATAACGTGCCGCAGCCTCTCTATGTCACAAATTTAGTTATGCGCGGCGTTTACCTGCCTGCCGGAAATCATCAGGTTGAATTTGTCTATGAGCCGTTTTCGTTGACCGTAGGTTTGTACATCAGCCTGGGAACCATTATACTGTTGGCTGTTTTGTTGGGGCTGGATTGGAGATTCAGGCGGTTGTCACGTGAGAATCAATGCAATGAATAA
- a CDS encoding GNAT family N-acetyltransferase: MQRDINPRISDSKLELLIGQYKYGRYCEDQSLPIEASRRLVLDQTRHYLAREDTQHIAVFAPGGQLLGLLLFRLSQWDTEHFGYRVALIDSAIICEVDYHRRVEITEFLLGAFHQWAQEMTIRFTSVRLPSLDLAVIHGFEQSGYHYLENWIYNKYDLRKLDKLSQPAHTLRLAQARDRDVMLDYADSAFITQRFHADAHIDQHKADSLYKKWIRTAFDDPNQQILCLDVEERPVAFMIYYQSDLQPYFGLQFAMWKMALLDPLARGRGLGTAFFTALAHYHRWEEGLDVVDSGLTIRNVASLNLHNKLNFKVICTLVTLHRWFEEKRR; the protein is encoded by the coding sequence GTGCAAAGAGATATTAATCCCCGAATTTCTGACAGCAAACTGGAGCTTTTGATTGGCCAGTACAAATATGGCCGATATTGCGAAGATCAAAGCCTGCCTATAGAAGCGTCAAGGCGTTTGGTTTTGGACCAGACGCGCCACTATTTGGCGCGTGAAGACACCCAACATATAGCAGTTTTTGCTCCCGGCGGGCAACTTTTGGGATTATTGTTGTTCCGGCTATCGCAGTGGGATACCGAACATTTTGGTTACAGGGTAGCCCTTATTGATTCGGCCATTATATGCGAAGTGGATTATCACCGGCGCGTAGAAATCACCGAGTTTTTGTTAGGTGCATTTCACCAATGGGCCCAGGAGATGACTATTCGTTTTACTTCGGTCAGGCTACCGTCTTTGGATCTGGCGGTCATTCACGGTTTTGAACAGAGTGGTTATCACTATCTTGAAAATTGGATTTACAATAAGTATGACTTAAGAAAATTGGATAAACTGAGCCAGCCTGCCCATACCCTGCGATTAGCGCAAGCGCGTGATCGTGACGTTATGCTTGACTACGCCGACAGCGCATTTATCACGCAAAGATTTCATGCCGACGCCCACATTGATCAGCATAAAGCAGATTCTCTCTATAAAAAGTGGATTCGGACAGCTTTTGATGACCCTAACCAACAGATATTATGCCTTGATGTTGAAGAGAGGCCGGTAGCTTTCATGATTTATTACCAAAGTGATTTGCAGCCCTATTTTGGCCTGCAATTTGCCATGTGGAAAATGGCCTTGCTAGACCCGTTGGCGCGAGGCCGGGGCCTAGGCACTGCTTTTTTTACTGCGCTGGCTCATTATCATCGGTGGGAAGAGGGGTTAGATGTGGTTGACTCTGGACTTACTATCCGTAATGTAGCTTCTCTGAATCTGCATAACAAACTTAATTTTAAAGTGATTTGCACGCTGGTTACCTTGCACAGGTGGTTTGAAGAGAAACGCCGATGA
- a CDS encoding SDR family NAD(P)-dependent oxidoreductase encodes MTVISRLQKLKKKVLVTGGAGFIGSELVHQLAKQGVKVLVVDNLVNGRRENLEGLSGSQVQLEVVDIRDSNRMVGLMKDTEIMFHLACLGVRHSIHSPGENHAVNATATLNLLSIAKDVGVARFVYVSTSEVYGTARWAPMTEDHPTFPMTVYGASKLAGEAYARAYYRTYGYPTVVVRPFNAYGPRCHHEGDSGEVIPKFLLRSMAGRPMVIFGDGRQTRDFTYVSDTARAILMAGLTQEAIGQTINLGQGREIGIKQLAGEIAEVLGKNANITYDQPRPGDVLRLYADTTKARQLLGFEPQLSLRQGLTKLRDWYLSLEQSPEALLEQEVVRNWQLAEIKAGG; translated from the coding sequence ATGACAGTAATTTCCCGCTTACAAAAATTAAAGAAAAAAGTGCTGGTTACGGGAGGAGCCGGTTTTATTGGTTCTGAGCTTGTTCATCAACTGGCCAAGCAGGGGGTTAAAGTTTTGGTTGTGGATAATTTGGTTAATGGTCGGCGGGAAAATTTAGAGGGACTGTCAGGCAGCCAGGTTCAACTGGAGGTAGTTGATATTCGAGACAGCAACCGGATGGTAGGACTAATGAAAGATACGGAGATTATGTTCCACCTAGCCTGCCTGGGCGTGCGCCATTCAATTCATTCGCCTGGCGAAAATCATGCGGTAAATGCCACGGCTACTTTAAACCTGTTGTCCATTGCCAAAGATGTAGGAGTGGCCCGTTTTGTGTATGTATCCACTTCTGAAGTGTACGGAACGGCGCGCTGGGCGCCAATGACCGAGGACCATCCCACTTTTCCGATGACGGTGTACGGCGCTTCCAAATTGGCCGGTGAGGCTTATGCTCGCGCTTATTATCGAACCTACGGTTATCCAACGGTAGTGGTCAGACCCTTTAATGCTTACGGGCCTCGCTGTCATCATGAAGGCGATAGTGGGGAAGTGATTCCTAAATTTTTATTGCGTTCTATGGCTGGTCGCCCCATGGTGATTTTTGGCGATGGCCGCCAAACGCGAGACTTTACCTACGTGAGCGACACCGCCAGGGCTATTCTCATGGCCGGTTTGACCCAGGAGGCTATCGGGCAGACAATCAACCTGGGCCAAGGCCGCGAAATCGGTATCAAACAATTGGCCGGTGAGATAGCTGAAGTGCTTGGCAAAAACGCAAACATAACCTATGATCAACCTCGGCCGGGTGATGTTTTGCGACTCTATGCGGATACCACAAAGGCGCGTCAGTTACTTGGTTTTGAGCCGCAGCTAAGTTTGCGCCAGGGGCTGACCAAACTGAGGGACTGGTATCTCAGTCTTGAACAGTCACCGGAAGCTTTGTTGGAACAAGAGGTTGTGCGCAATTGGCAGTTAGCAGAGATAAAAGCCGGTGGCTAA